Proteins found in one Bacillus subtilis subsp. subtilis str. 168 genomic segment:
- the qcrB gene encoding menaquinol:cytochrome c oxidoreductase (cytochrome b subunit) (Evidence 2a: Function from experimental evidences in other organisms; PubMedId: 7592464, 8647852, 12446663, 12615356, 15849754, 16850406; Product type e : enzyme) encodes MLNKIYDWVDERLDITPMWRDIADHEVPEHVNPAHHFSAFVYCFGGLTFFVTVIQVLSGMFLTMYYVPDIKNAWESVYYLQNEVAFGQIVRGMHHWGASLVIVMMFLHTLRVFFQGAYKKPRELNWIVGVLIFFVMLGLGFTGYLLPWDMKALFATKVGLQIAEATPLIGTQVKTLLAGHPDIVGAQTLTRFFAIHVFFLPAALFGLMAAHFIMIRKQGISGPL; translated from the coding sequence ATGCTGAACAAAATTTATGACTGGGTAGACGAGCGGCTTGATATTACACCGATGTGGAGGGATATTGCCGATCACGAAGTACCGGAACATGTGAATCCCGCCCATCATTTCTCTGCGTTTGTGTATTGCTTTGGGGGACTGACGTTTTTTGTAACCGTTATCCAAGTATTATCTGGAATGTTTTTAACGATGTATTATGTGCCTGATATCAAAAATGCCTGGGAATCGGTATATTATTTGCAAAATGAAGTGGCATTCGGCCAGATTGTCAGGGGGATGCACCACTGGGGTGCGAGCCTGGTCATTGTGATGATGTTTTTACATACGCTGAGGGTCTTTTTCCAAGGCGCGTATAAAAAACCGCGCGAGCTGAACTGGATTGTCGGTGTGCTGATCTTTTTTGTTATGCTCGGTCTTGGCTTTACAGGCTACTTGCTTCCTTGGGATATGAAGGCTCTGTTTGCAACAAAAGTCGGACTGCAGATCGCCGAAGCCACGCCTTTGATCGGAACGCAAGTTAAAACGCTCCTTGCAGGGCATCCGGATATTGTAGGCGCCCAAACGCTGACTAGGTTTTTTGCGATCCATGTATTTTTTCTTCCTGCCGCATTGTTCGGGCTGATGGCTGCACATTTTATTATGATCCGGAAGCAGGGGATTTCAGGACCGCTTTAA
- the qcrA gene encoding menaquinol:cytochrome c oxidoreductase (iron-sulfur subunit) (Evidence 2a: Function from experimental evidences in other organisms; PubMedId: 7592464, 8647852, 12446663, 12615356, 24652282, 27503613; Product type e : enzyme): protein MGGKHDISRRQFLNYTLTGVGGFMAASMLMPMVRFALDPVLKSTGKQDMVQVVSVDELTKEPQRFDFKINQVDAWYESEESRSAWVFKNGDEIVALSPICKHLGCTVNWNSDPKNPNKFFCPCHYGLYEKDGTNVPGTPPLAPLDHYEQEVKDGFLYLGKAKPKGEG, encoded by the coding sequence ATGGGCGGAAAACATGATATATCCAGACGTCAATTTTTGAATTATACGCTCACAGGCGTAGGAGGTTTTATGGCGGCTAGTATGCTCATGCCTATGGTTCGCTTCGCACTCGACCCGGTATTAAAATCGACAGGGAAGCAGGATATGGTTCAGGTTGTCAGCGTTGATGAGTTGACAAAAGAGCCGCAGCGCTTTGATTTTAAAATTAATCAAGTCGATGCCTGGTATGAGTCAGAAGAGTCAAGATCAGCCTGGGTCTTCAAAAACGGGGATGAAATTGTAGCACTTTCGCCAATTTGTAAGCATTTAGGGTGTACGGTGAACTGGAATAGTGATCCTAAAAACCCGAATAAATTCTTTTGTCCATGCCATTACGGACTCTATGAAAAGGACGGCACCAATGTCCCTGGCACGCCGCCGCTTGCGCCTCTTGATCATTATGAGCAAGAAGTAAAAGACGGCTTCCTGTATCTTGGAAAAGCAAAGCCTAAGGGGGAAGGGTGA
- the ypiF gene encoding hypothetical protein (Evidence 4: Unknown function but conserved in other organisms; PubMedId: 15743949), producing MRWRITDAKDYLQAKDYIDTAVIPLINIRVNNHFKMAAEKGEFTQLLSEELERQLKGRVYLLPPYTYVDRNEITVQGLKDLREELITEFPHVVLLTSDESWRAEDALGKMIVTSSVPLEHLNDSLKRKILDERTAEILNVLLQLWSTL from the coding sequence ATGAGGTGGAGAATCACTGATGCCAAGGACTATTTACAAGCTAAGGATTACATTGATACCGCTGTCATACCATTAATTAACATAAGGGTTAATAACCATTTTAAAATGGCGGCGGAGAAAGGCGAGTTTACGCAGCTTCTCTCAGAAGAACTTGAAAGGCAGTTAAAGGGACGGGTATATTTACTTCCGCCTTATACATATGTTGATAGAAATGAAATAACCGTTCAAGGGCTTAAGGATTTGCGGGAAGAGCTGATAACGGAATTTCCGCATGTTGTCCTGCTCACATCTGACGAAAGTTGGAGAGCTGAGGATGCGTTAGGCAAAATGATTGTTACATCGTCTGTTCCATTAGAGCATTTAAATGACTCTTTAAAAAGAAAAATATTGGATGAACGCACTGCTGAAATTTTGAACGTTTTGTTACAGTTATGGAGCACTTTATAA
- the ypiB gene encoding hypothetical protein (Evidence 4: Unknown function but conserved in other organisms; PubMedId: 16847875) produces the protein MQTPVSVNEKKDFIRWFLNHYQLKRRECVWILNYLMSHDSLMEKVHFVEQAEFCPRGIIMSTHCVEEVPFRFYKENVMTTDAEKSFHDIRLNKQQDLFIQLNFRSAYSSPEYAAVLESNPHIPKNLFENKKDQGLAEQILEHAISTFQREKLLKDIDDALDRHDKEAFEQLSRQLNQLT, from the coding sequence ATGCAGACCCCTGTTTCTGTCAATGAGAAAAAAGATTTTATCCGTTGGTTTTTAAACCATTATCAGTTAAAGCGCCGAGAGTGCGTTTGGATCTTGAACTACTTAATGAGCCATGATTCTCTCATGGAGAAGGTTCATTTTGTGGAGCAGGCTGAATTTTGCCCGAGAGGCATTATAATGTCAACACATTGTGTTGAAGAAGTTCCGTTCCGGTTCTATAAAGAGAATGTCATGACTACCGACGCGGAAAAATCTTTTCATGATATTAGATTAAATAAACAGCAGGATTTGTTTATCCAGCTTAATTTCCGTTCGGCTTACAGCTCACCTGAATATGCGGCGGTGCTGGAGTCCAACCCGCATATTCCGAAAAACCTTTTTGAGAATAAAAAAGATCAGGGATTGGCGGAACAGATTTTAGAGCACGCTATTTCCACATTCCAAAGAGAAAAATTATTAAAAGACATTGACGACGCGTTAGATCGTCATGATAAAGAGGCATTTGAACAATTATCGCGCCAATTAAATCAGCTCACATAA
- the ypiA gene encoding hypothetical protein (Evidence 4: Unknown function but conserved in other organisms) yields the protein MNTLIQEAIKLVEAGETEKGLNTLSKAEKQLHDEDKAIAAQLYYEWGDVEKAISLISDLHDLYPNETELTNFYAELLIDIDEEEKALAVLETIPETDPSYPESLLLMADLYQMQGLFEVSEQKLFQAKSILDNEPVIDFALGELYFAQGAYAKAVQYFKTTAEEQSEIGGVNVHQRLAESLSASGEFEDAIPWYEKAVDENPDPNTIFGYGFTALQAGLVKTAIKQLSDLKELDPSYTSLYMPLSKSYEAEGMYEEALKTAKEGIRYDEYNKELFLYAAKMALKIGKSEEGKKLLQEALALDPGFVEALHTLLAVYHKEEDYDQIIDLIQEVRSYGEEDPKYNWYLASAYTELEQYEEAKQSFEAAYLHYREDRDFLYEYASFLLEEGLQKEALPLLKKVLEMDGANEELEETILRIEDEFSR from the coding sequence TTGAATACATTGATTCAAGAAGCCATAAAATTAGTTGAAGCAGGTGAAACAGAAAAAGGCCTCAACACGCTCTCGAAGGCTGAAAAACAGCTGCATGATGAAGATAAAGCCATTGCAGCCCAGCTTTATTACGAGTGGGGCGATGTAGAAAAAGCCATTTCACTGATTAGTGATCTACATGATTTATATCCAAATGAAACAGAACTGACGAATTTCTACGCTGAACTTTTAATAGATATTGACGAAGAAGAAAAAGCCCTCGCTGTGCTGGAGACTATTCCGGAAACAGATCCATCATATCCGGAAAGTTTGCTGCTTATGGCGGATCTTTATCAGATGCAGGGGTTATTCGAAGTCAGTGAACAAAAGCTTTTCCAGGCAAAGTCCATTCTGGACAATGAACCTGTTATTGATTTTGCACTGGGAGAACTTTACTTTGCTCAGGGAGCCTATGCAAAAGCGGTTCAATATTTTAAAACAACGGCTGAGGAGCAGAGTGAGATCGGGGGCGTTAATGTCCATCAAAGACTGGCAGAATCGTTAAGTGCCTCAGGTGAATTTGAGGATGCCATTCCATGGTATGAGAAAGCTGTCGATGAGAATCCTGATCCTAATACGATTTTCGGCTATGGTTTTACAGCCTTACAGGCGGGGCTTGTGAAAACAGCTATTAAGCAGCTGTCTGATTTAAAGGAGCTTGATCCATCTTATACTTCACTTTATATGCCGCTCTCGAAAAGCTATGAAGCTGAAGGAATGTATGAAGAGGCATTAAAAACGGCAAAAGAGGGGATCAGATATGATGAATATAACAAAGAACTTTTCCTTTATGCCGCCAAAATGGCCTTGAAAATCGGGAAGTCAGAAGAGGGGAAGAAGCTGCTTCAGGAGGCGCTTGCGCTTGATCCGGGCTTTGTCGAGGCGCTTCATACACTTCTTGCCGTGTATCACAAAGAAGAGGATTATGATCAGATCATTGATCTTATTCAAGAGGTTCGAAGCTACGGTGAAGAAGATCCTAAATACAATTGGTATCTTGCAAGCGCATATACTGAATTAGAGCAATACGAGGAAGCAAAACAATCCTTTGAGGCTGCCTATCTTCATTACCGGGAGGATAGAGATTTCTTATATGAATACGCAAGCTTCCTATTAGAAGAAGGTCTTCAAAAAGAAGCGCTGCCGCTTTTGAAAAAGGTTCTTGAAATGGACGGAGCCAATGAAGAGCTTGAAGAAACGATTTTGCGAATCGAGGATGAATTTTCTAGATAA
- the aroA gene encoding 3-phosphoshikimate 1-carboxyvinyltransferase (5-enolpyruvoylshikimate-3-phosphate synthase) (Evidence 2a: Function from experimental evidences in other organisms; PubMedId: 3106153, 22938038, 24628944; Product type e: enzyme), with the protein MKRDKVQTLHGEIHIPGDKSISHRSVMFGALAAGTTTVKNFLPGADCLSTIDCFRKMGVHIEQSSSDVVIHGKGIDALKEPESLLDVGNSGTTIRLMLGILAGRPFYSAVAGDESIAKRPMKRVTEPLKKMGAKIDGRAGGEFTPLSVSGASLKGIDYVSPVASAQIKSAVLLAGLQAEGTTTVTEPHKSRDHTERMLSAFGVKLSEDQTSVSIAGGQKLTAADIFVPGDISSAAFFLAAGAMVPNSRIVLKNVGLNPTRTGIIDVLQNMGAKLEIKPSADSGAEPYGDLIIETSSLKAVEIGGDIIPRLIDEIPIIALLATQAEGTTVIKDAAELKVKETNRIDTVVSELRKLGAEIEPTADGMKVYGKQTLKGGAAVSSHGDHRIGMMLGIASCITEEPIEIEHTDAIHVSYPTFFEHLNKLSKKS; encoded by the coding sequence ATGAAACGAGATAAGGTGCAGACCTTACATGGAGAAATACATATTCCCGGTGATAAATCCATTTCTCACCGCTCTGTTATGTTTGGCGCGCTAGCGGCAGGCACAACAACAGTTAAAAACTTTCTGCCGGGAGCAGATTGTCTGAGCACGATCGATTGCTTTAGAAAAATGGGTGTTCACATTGAGCAAAGCAGCAGCGATGTCGTGATTCACGGAAAAGGAATCGATGCCCTGAAAGAGCCAGAAAGCCTTTTAGATGTCGGAAATTCAGGTACAACGATTCGCCTGATGCTCGGAATATTGGCGGGCCGTCCTTTTTACAGCGCGGTAGCCGGAGATGAGAGCATTGCGAAACGCCCAATGAAGCGTGTGACTGAGCCTTTGAAAAAAATGGGGGCTAAAATCGACGGCAGAGCCGGCGGAGAGTTTACACCGCTGTCAGTGAGCGGCGCTTCATTAAAAGGAATTGATTATGTATCACCTGTTGCAAGCGCGCAAATTAAATCTGCTGTTTTGCTGGCCGGATTACAGGCTGAGGGCACAACAACTGTAACAGAGCCCCATAAATCTCGGGACCACACTGAGCGGATGCTTTCTGCTTTTGGCGTTAAGCTTTCTGAAGATCAAACGAGTGTTTCCATTGCTGGTGGCCAGAAACTGACAGCTGCTGATATTTTTGTTCCTGGAGACATTTCTTCAGCCGCGTTTTTCCTTGCTGCTGGCGCGATGGTTCCAAACAGCAGAATTGTATTGAAAAACGTAGGTTTAAATCCGACTCGGACAGGTATTATTGATGTCCTTCAAAACATGGGGGCAAAACTTGAAATCAAACCATCTGCTGATAGCGGTGCAGAGCCTTATGGAGATTTGATTATAGAAACGTCATCTCTAAAGGCAGTTGAAATCGGAGGAGATATCATTCCGCGTTTAATTGATGAGATCCCTATCATCGCGCTTCTTGCGACTCAGGCGGAAGGAACCACCGTTATTAAGGACGCGGCAGAGCTAAAAGTGAAAGAAACAAACCGTATTGATACTGTTGTTTCTGAGCTTCGCAAGCTGGGTGCTGAAATTGAACCGACAGCAGATGGAATGAAGGTTTATGGCAAACAAACGTTGAAAGGCGGCGCTGCAGTGTCCAGCCACGGAGATCATCGAATCGGAATGATGCTTGGTATTGCTTCCTGTATAACGGAGGAGCCGATTGAAATCGAGCACACGGATGCCATTCACGTTTCTTATCCAACCTTCTTCGAGCATTTAAATAAGCTTTCGAAAAAATCCTGA
- the tyrA gene encoding prephenate dehydrogenase (Evidence 1a: Function from experimental evidences in the studied strain; PubMedId: 3106153, 3121591; Product type e: enzyme): MNQMKDTILLAGLGLIGGSIALAIKKNHPGKRIIGIDISDEQAVAALKLGVIDDRADSFISGVKEAATVIIATPVEQTLVMLEELAHSGIEHELLITDVGSTKQKVVDYADQVLPSRYQFVGGHPMAGSHKSGVAAAKEFLFENAFYILTPGQKTDKQAVEQLKNLLKGTNAHFVEMSPEEHDGVTSVISHFPHIVAASLVHQTHHSENLYPLVKRFAAGGFRDITRIASSSPAMWRDILLHNKDKILDRFDEWIREIDKIRTYVEQEDAENLFRYFKTAKDYRDGLPLRQKGAIPAFYDLYVDVPDHPGVISEITAILAAERISITNIRIIETREDINGILRISFQSDDDRKRAEQCIEARAEYETFYAD; encoded by the coding sequence ATGAATCAAATGAAAGATACAATATTGCTCGCCGGTCTCGGATTGATAGGCGGTTCGATTGCCCTAGCCATCAAAAAAAATCATCCCGGCAAACGGATTATCGGAATCGACATCTCTGATGAACAGGCGGTAGCGGCATTAAAATTAGGCGTGATAGACGATCGTGCTGATTCGTTTATTAGCGGTGTGAAAGAGGCAGCTACAGTAATCATTGCGACACCTGTTGAACAAACACTGGTTATGCTTGAAGAGCTGGCTCATTCAGGAATTGAACATGAGCTTTTGATTACGGATGTAGGAAGCACAAAGCAAAAAGTGGTTGATTACGCTGATCAAGTGCTGCCTAGCCGCTATCAATTTGTCGGAGGGCATCCGATGGCGGGTTCACATAAATCAGGAGTGGCCGCTGCGAAGGAGTTCCTGTTTGAAAATGCATTTTATATTTTAACGCCAGGCCAGAAAACGGACAAACAAGCTGTGGAACAGTTAAAAAACCTGCTGAAGGGGACGAATGCCCATTTTGTGGAAATGTCGCCAGAGGAGCATGATGGCGTTACAAGCGTAATCAGTCATTTTCCGCATATTGTAGCAGCTAGCCTTGTTCACCAAACCCATCATTCGGAAAACCTGTATCCGCTTGTTAAGCGTTTTGCTGCCGGCGGGTTCAGAGATATTACAAGGATTGCATCAAGCAGCCCGGCAATGTGGCGGGATATTTTATTACATAATAAAGATAAAATCTTAGACCGTTTTGATGAGTGGATTCGTGAAATTGACAAGATCCGTACATATGTAGAACAAGAAGATGCGGAAAATCTATTTCGTTATTTTAAAACAGCCAAGGATTATCGCGACGGGCTGCCGCTTCGGCAGAAGGGAGCGATACCTGCATTTTATGATTTATATGTGGATGTACCCGATCATCCGGGTGTAATATCCGAGATAACAGCGATCTTAGCTGCGGAGCGCATCAGTATCACGAATATCCGCATTATCGAAACACGAGAGGATATTAACGGGATTTTAAGGATCAGTTTTCAGTCTGATGACGACCGCAAAAGGGCAGAACAATGCATTGAAGCCCGGGCGGAATATGAAACTTTTTATGCTGATTGA
- the hisC gene encoding histidinol-phosphate aminotransferase; tyrosine/phenylalanine aminotransferase (promiscuous) (Evidence 1a: Function from experimental evidences in the studied strain; PubMedId: 4431, 418816, 824269, 11518529, 15102328; Product type e: enzyme): MRIKEHLKQLKPYQPGKPIEAVKSEYGLDKVVKLASNENPYGCSEAAKEALHHEIQQLALYPDGYSAALRTRLSKHLNVSETSLIFGNGSDEIIQIICRAFLNDKTNTVTAAPTFPQYKHNAVIEGAEVREIALRPDGSHDLDAMLEAIDEQTQVVWICSPNNPTGTYTSEGELLAFLERVPSRVLVVLDEAYYEYVTAEDYPETVPLLSKYSNLMILRTFSKAYGLAALRVGYGIADENLIRQIEPAREPFNTSRLGQAAAIAALDDQAFIASCVEQNNAGLQQYYDFAKTHGLKCYPSQTNFVLIDFKRPADELFQALLEKGYIVRSGNALGFPTSLRITIGTKEQNEEILAILAEIL, translated from the coding sequence TTGCGTATCAAAGAACATTTAAAACAGCTGAAGCCTTATCAGCCTGGAAAGCCGATTGAAGCAGTGAAATCAGAATATGGCTTGGATAAAGTTGTGAAGCTTGCTTCAAACGAGAATCCTTACGGCTGTTCAGAGGCTGCAAAAGAGGCGCTTCATCATGAGATTCAACAGCTAGCCCTTTACCCGGACGGGTATAGCGCCGCTTTGCGGACAAGGCTCAGTAAGCACCTCAATGTCAGCGAAACATCACTTATTTTCGGCAACGGTTCTGATGAAATCATACAGATCATCTGCCGGGCATTTTTAAACGATAAAACAAACACGGTTACTGCTGCCCCCACTTTTCCGCAATATAAACATAATGCGGTTATTGAAGGTGCTGAAGTACGTGAAATTGCACTTCGTCCCGACGGCTCACATGATTTAGACGCCATGTTAGAAGCCATCGACGAACAGACACAAGTCGTTTGGATATGCAGCCCGAATAATCCGACTGGCACTTATACATCTGAAGGAGAATTACTCGCATTTCTGGAGCGCGTTCCTTCTCGTGTCCTTGTCGTTCTTGACGAAGCATATTATGAATATGTAACAGCAGAGGATTACCCGGAAACCGTGCCGCTCTTAAGCAAGTATTCCAATTTGATGATTTTGCGCACATTTTCAAAGGCATACGGTCTGGCAGCGCTCAGAGTCGGATACGGAATTGCTGACGAGAACCTGATTCGCCAGATTGAGCCGGCGAGAGAGCCGTTTAATACCAGCCGTCTGGGCCAGGCTGCGGCGATTGCAGCACTTGATGATCAAGCGTTTATTGCTTCCTGTGTCGAGCAAAATAATGCAGGCCTTCAGCAGTATTATGATTTTGCGAAAACTCATGGTTTAAAGTGCTACCCTTCACAGACAAATTTTGTGTTAATTGACTTTAAACGTCCTGCTGATGAACTGTTTCAGGCTCTGCTGGAAAAAGGCTATATCGTCCGGTCAGGAAACGCATTAGGTTTCCCGACATCACTCCGGATTACGATCGGAACAAAAGAGCAAAATGAAGAAATACTTGCCATTTTAGCTGAAATTTTATAA
- the trpA gene encoding tryptophan synthase (alpha subunit) (Evidence 1a: Function from experimental evidences in the studied strain; PubMedId: 2422155, 9383185, 10714985, 12963367, 17114058, 17555270; Product type e : enzyme), which produces MFKLDLQPSEKLFIPFITAGDPVPEVSIELAKSLQKAGATALELGVAYSDPLADGPVIQRASKRALDQGMNIVKAIELGGEMKKNGVNIPIILFTYYNPVLQLNKEYFFALLRENHIDGLLVPDLPLEESNSLQEECKSHEVTYISLVAPTSESRLKTIIEQAEGFVYCVSSLGVTGVRNEFNSSVYPFIRTVKNLSTVPVAVGFGISNREQVIKMNEISDGVVVGSALVRKIEELKDRLISAETRNQALQEFEDYAMAFSGLYSLK; this is translated from the coding sequence ATGTTTAAATTGGATCTTCAACCATCAGAAAAATTGTTTATCCCGTTTATTACGGCGGGCGATCCAGTTCCTGAGGTTTCGATTGAACTGGCGAAGTCACTCCAAAAAGCAGGCGCCACAGCATTGGAGCTTGGTGTTGCATACTCTGACCCGCTTGCAGACGGTCCGGTGATCCAGCGGGCTTCAAAGCGGGCGCTTGATCAAGGAATGAATATCGTAAAGGCAATCGAATTAGGCGGAGAAATGAAAAAAAACGGAGTGAATATTCCGATTATCCTCTTTACGTATTATAATCCTGTGTTACAATTGAACAAAGAATACTTTTTCGCTTTACTGCGGGAAAATCATATTGACGGTCTGCTTGTTCCGGATCTGCCATTAGAAGAAAGCAACAGCCTTCAAGAGGAATGTAAAAGCCATGAGGTGACGTATATTTCTTTAGTTGCGCCGACAAGCGAAAGCCGTTTGAAAACCATTATTGAACAAGCCGAGGGGTTCGTCTACTGTGTATCTTCTCTGGGTGTGACCGGTGTCCGCAATGAGTTCAATTCATCCGTGTACCCGTTCATTCGTACTGTGAAGAATCTCAGCACTGTTCCGGTTGCTGTAGGGTTCGGTATATCAAACCGTGAACAGGTCATAAAGATGAATGAAATTAGTGACGGTGTCGTAGTGGGAAGTGCGCTCGTCAGAAAAATAGAAGAATTAAAGGACCGGCTCATCAGCGCTGAAACGAGAAATCAGGCGCTGCAGGAGTTTGAGGATTATGCAATGGCGTTTAGCGGCTTGTACAGTTTAAAATGA
- the trpB gene encoding tryptophan synthase (beta subunit) (Evidence 1a: Function from experimental evidences in the studied strain; PubMedId: 2422155, 3062311, 9383185, 10714985, 12963367, 17114058, 17555270; Product type e: enzyme), which translates to MYPYPNEIGRYGDFGGKFVPETLMQPLDEIQTAFKQIKDDPAFREEYYKLLKDYSGRPTALTYADRVTEYLGGAKIYLKREDLNHTGSHKINNALGQALLAKKMGKTKIIAETGAGQHGVAAATVAAKFGFSCTVFMGEEDVARQSLNVFRMKLLGAEVVPVTSGNGTLKDATNEAIRYWVQHCEDHFYMIGSVVGPHPYPQVVREFQKMIGEEAKDQLKRIEGTMPDKVVACVGGGSNAMGMFQAFLNEDVELIGAEAAGKGIDTPLHAATISKGTVGVIHGSLTYLIQDEFGQIIEPYSISAGLDYPGIGPEHAYLHKSGRVTYDSITDEEAVDALKLLSEKEGILPAIESAHALAKAFKLAKGMDRGQLILVCLSGRGDKDVNTLMNVLEEEVKAHV; encoded by the coding sequence ATGTATCCATATCCGAATGAAATAGGCAGATACGGTGATTTTGGCGGAAAGTTTGTTCCGGAAACACTCATGCAGCCGTTAGATGAAATACAAACAGCATTTAAACAAATCAAGGATGATCCCGCTTTTCGTGAAGAGTATTATAAGCTGTTAAAGGACTATTCCGGACGCCCGACTGCATTAACATACGCTGATCGAGTCACTGAATACTTAGGCGGCGCGAAAATCTATTTGAAACGAGAAGATTTAAACCATACAGGTTCTCATAAAATCAATAATGCGCTAGGTCAAGCGCTGCTTGCTAAAAAAATGGGCAAAACGAAAATCATTGCTGAAACCGGTGCCGGCCAGCATGGTGTTGCCGCTGCAACAGTTGCAGCCAAATTCGGCTTTTCCTGTACTGTGTTTATGGGTGAAGAGGATGTTGCCCGCCAGTCTCTGAACGTTTTCCGCATGAAGCTTCTTGGAGCGGAGGTAGTGCCTGTAACAAGCGGAAACGGAACATTGAAGGATGCCACAAATGAGGCGATCCGGTACTGGGTTCAGCATTGTGAGGATCACTTTTATATGATTGGATCAGTTGTCGGCCCGCATCCTTATCCGCAAGTGGTCCGTGAATTTCAAAAAATGATCGGAGAGGAAGCGAAGGATCAGTTGAAACGTATTGAAGGCACTATGCCTGATAAAGTAGTGGCATGTGTAGGCGGAGGAAGCAATGCGATGGGTATGTTTCAGGCATTTTTAAATGAAGATGTTGAACTGATCGGCGCTGAAGCAGCAGGAAAAGGAATTGATACACCTCTTCATGCCGCCACTATTTCGAAAGGAACCGTAGGGGTTATTCACGGTTCATTGACTTATCTCATTCAGGATGAGTTCGGGCAAATTATTGAGCCCTACTCTATTTCAGCCGGTCTCGACTATCCTGGAATCGGTCCGGAGCATGCATATTTGCATAAAAGCGGCCGTGTCACTTATGACAGTATAACCGATGAAGAAGCGGTGGATGCATTAAAGCTTTTGTCAGAAAAAGAGGGGATTTTGCCGGCAATCGAATCTGCCCATGCGTTAGCGAAAGCATTCAAACTCGCCAAAGGAATGGATCGCGGTCAACTCATTCTCGTCTGTTTATCAGGCCGGGGAGACAAGGATGTCAACACATTAATGAATGTATTGGAAGAAGAGGTGAAAGCCCATGTTTAA